The DNA window GGGGTACGCGGTCTTCTTCCTCACCGGCCGCCCCGCCGCGCAGGAGCCGGCGACGCTCGGCAACCTCACCGCCGACGGTGTCGGCATCGACGCCGGCTACCCGAAGCCCACGGCGCTCGGCAACGGCGAGGACGGCCTGTTCACCAAGCCGGCCGTGGCCGACTACCCCGCCTATCTCAAGCAGGCTTGCGCGAACGACCCGAACGGCAGCTGCACCACGATCCACTACAAGTCGGCCACCCGCGCCCACATCGAGTCGCTCGGGTACGACATCGTCGCGAACTTCGGCGACCAGTTCAGCGACCTCGAGGGCGGCCACGCCGACCGTACGTTCAAGCTGCCGAACCCGAACTACTTCCTGCCGTAACGCGCCTCAGCGGGACGAGAAGAGCTGGACGCGCCCAGCGCCGGCCTGGGTGACCATCCACTGAGCGCTCAGGCCGAGCAGGTCGTCGGCTCCCGTCGCGATCCACAACGCCTCACCGGTGAGCGCGTCGTGGACATTGACCACGCGACGGGGGCCGGCTTGACTCGTCGACGGCGCGGTGTAGGCGAGGCGGTCGCCGTTCACGGCGGCGTTCGCGCGATCCCCGACGAGGAGCGTCCCGGGCAGATCGAGCTTCCACCGTTGCCGGCCGTCCGCCAGGTCCAGGCCGACGAGGGACTCGGCCCGCGAGTCGTCGCCCGTGCGCGCCAGCAGGGTCCCGTCGGTCAGGGCCATCGGACTCGCGTCGAGCTGGCCGGTCCACCGCACCTCGCCCGTGGCCAGGTCGATCACGGTCGGTTTGCCGTTGACGGTGGTACCGGCCACCACCTTGCCGTCCACGAGCGGATACCCGGACTCGGACACGCAGTCCCAGGTGTTGACGTCTCGTTCCCAAGCCTGCTTGCCGGTGCGAACGTCCTGCGCGACGAGCCGAGCCTCGCAGCCCGTCGTGCTGCGGTCCCAGGTCAGGCCGATCGAGCCGGACAGGACGATGGTCGGGCCGAGGGCCGAGAACGTACGTCCGGGATTGCCGGTCGCGGTGTCCAGCGCCGTCATCACCCGGTCGCCCTCGATCTCCCGACCGACGACGACGAGCTCGGACGGTCCGACCAGGGCGGGGTCGGTGAGGTCGAAGTAGTGGCGGTACAGGTCGGAGTCCCGCGCGTCGACGTTCGGCGAGGTGCGGCGAGCGTCGACCAGCCGGGGGAAGTCGTACGTCCAGCGCTTGCTGAAGCCGGGGAGCCGCAGGCCGACGGCCTCGCAGGTCTTCCGCGCGCAGTCGGGAACGACGACCCAGCCCGAGGTGACGGCGGCGTCCGGGGAACTGCCATCACGGGGTCGCTGGTAGCGGGGACGCCCGGTACGCAGGTGGACGCCCTGCAACCGCCTGCGGTCCTCGACCACGACGGACGTGGTGGTCGCCGAGACCCGCGTCTCGCCTTCGACCGCCAGCTTCCACAGCACCTTCCCGTCCGTCCGGTTCAACGCGACTAGCTGACGCTCGGCCTGGACCAGGACGGTCTCGCCGACGACGGTCGCGTTCTCGAACGTTCCGGCGCCCGGCAGGTCGACCTCCCACACCGCTGCCCGTTCGGCCAGCGCGGGAGTCGGAGTGGCGCTGGGCGTCGCCGAAGGACTGGTGCTCGGTGCCGGCTGCTCGACGTCGGTCCCCGCCGACGTACAACCAGCCACCGCGACGACGGCGACAGCGCACGCCGCCACCGATCTCAGAATGCTCATGTGCTCCCCGTTCAAGGCCGTTTCGACCGGCGCCGATGCTATCGGGTCGGTCAAAAGCCGGCAAAAGATCGCCGATCGCCAACGGGGTAAGGCGATCCATTGACCCTGCATGGACGCCTGAACGTCACACCCCGCTGATCGCCGGCGACGATCAGTAATAGTTGCATGGTGCAAGCAAGCGCGTACCCTTCCGGAGTGCAAGCAAAGAACGAGGATCTGCTGGTGGCGTTCTGGCGGATGGGCCGGGCGCTGAAGCGATCCCACGGCCCGCTCGAGCCCGCGCTGCTGTGGGTCCTGCACGCGACCGCGTGCGAGGGGCCGTCGCGCCTCTCCGATCTTGCCGGCCGGCTCCAGCTCGACCTGTCCACGGTGAGCCGGCACGTCCGTACCCTCGAGGACGCGGGCTATCTGGAACGTACGCCGGACAAGGACGACCGGCGCGCGACGCAGATCTCCATCTCCGCCAAGGGAACGCGGATCCTCGACGAAGGACGAGCCGCACAGGTCGAACTGCTCGACTCCGCTCTCACCAAGTGGACCGAGAGCGACCGCAAGAACCTCGAGCGGCTGCTCGGCCGACTCGCGAACGAACTCGAGCACAACACAGTGGGGACCAACGCATGACCGAAACACCCGGGGCACAACCACAAGCAGCACCACCACAAGAACAGCAAGGCCCGAACTACCTGTCGCACAAGCAGATTCTCGTCGTTCTCGGCGGACTCATGGCGGGCATGCTGCTCGCCGCGCTCGACCAGAGCATCGTCGGTGTCGCGCTCCCCCGGATCGTCAGCGAGCTCGGCGGCCTCGAGCAGCTCTCCTGGGTCGTCACCGCGTACCTGCTGACGAACACCGCCTCGACGCCGCTCTGGGGCAAGATCTCCGACCTGTACGGACGGCGCTCGGTCTTCCAGGTCGCGATCGTCATCTTCCTGATCGGCTCCGTGCTCGCGGCCCTCGCCACGAACATGCCGCAGCTGATCGGGTTCCGCGCGCTGCAGGGCCTCGGCGCCGGCGGCCTGATGGCGCTGTCGTTCGCGATCATCGGCGACGTCATCCCGCCGCGCGAACGCGGCCGCTATATGGGCTACTTCGGCGCGGTCTTCGGCGTCTCCAGCGTCGCCGGCCCGCTGCTCGGCGGCTTCTTCACCGACGGTCCGGGCTGGCGTTGGATCTTCTGGATCAACGTGCCGATCGGCATCGGCGCGCTGCTCGTCACGTCGTGGGCGCTGAAGCTGCCCAAGGTCGTCCGCAGCCACAAGATCGACTACCTCGGCGCCGCCACGATCGTCGCCTCGGTGTCGTTGCTGCTGCTCTACCTGACCTGGCGTGGGCAGGAGTTCGGCTGGACCGACGGCTGGGCTCTCGCGATGCTCGTCGGGGCCATCCTGCTCGCTGGGCTGTTCGTGTTCATCGAGTCGCGGGCCGCCGAGCCGATCATCCCGCTGCGACTGTTCCGCAACCCGACGTTCACGATCGCCAACGTGTACGGGCTTCTCGCCGGCATAGCGATGTTCGGCGCGATCGTCTACCTGCCGATCTACCTGCAGGTCGTCAAGGACCTGTCGCCGACGGCGTCCGGCCTCGCGATGCTGCCGATGGTCGCCGGAATCTTCACGTCGTCGATCAGCTCCGGCCAGATCATGACGCGAACGGGCCGTTACAAGATCTTCCCGATCCTCGGTGGCATCTCGCTCGTGGTCGCGATGTACCTGCTGTCCACGTTGCACACCGACTCGTCGATGTGGCTGGTCGGCTTCTACCAGTTCCTCGTCGGCTTCGGACTCGGTTTCTCCATGCAGGTCTTGATGACC is part of the Tenggerimyces flavus genome and encodes:
- a CDS encoding outer membrane protein assembly factor BamB family protein — translated: MSILRSVAACAVAVVAVAGCTSAGTDVEQPAPSTSPSATPSATPTPALAERAAVWEVDLPGAGTFENATVVGETVLVQAERQLVALNRTDGKVLWKLAVEGETRVSATTTSVVVEDRRRLQGVHLRTGRPRYQRPRDGSSPDAAVTSGWVVVPDCARKTCEAVGLRLPGFSKRWTYDFPRLVDARRTSPNVDARDSDLYRHYFDLTDPALVGPSELVVVGREIEGDRVMTALDTATGNPGRTFSALGPTIVLSGSIGLTWDRSTTGCEARLVAQDVRTGKQAWERDVNTWDCVSESGYPLVDGKVVAGTTVNGKPTVIDLATGEVRWTGQLDASPMALTDGTLLARTGDDSRAESLVGLDLADGRQRWKLDLPGTLLVGDRANAAVNGDRLAYTAPSTSQAGPRRVVNVHDALTGEALWIATGADDLLGLSAQWMVTQAGAGRVQLFSSR
- a CDS encoding MarR family winged helix-turn-helix transcriptional regulator, giving the protein MQAKNEDLLVAFWRMGRALKRSHGPLEPALLWVLHATACEGPSRLSDLAGRLQLDLSTVSRHVRTLEDAGYLERTPDKDDRRATQISISAKGTRILDEGRAAQVELLDSALTKWTESDRKNLERLLGRLANELEHNTVGTNA
- a CDS encoding MDR family MFS transporter, giving the protein MTETPGAQPQAAPPQEQQGPNYLSHKQILVVLGGLMAGMLLAALDQSIVGVALPRIVSELGGLEQLSWVVTAYLLTNTASTPLWGKISDLYGRRSVFQVAIVIFLIGSVLAALATNMPQLIGFRALQGLGAGGLMALSFAIIGDVIPPRERGRYMGYFGAVFGVSSVAGPLLGGFFTDGPGWRWIFWINVPIGIGALLVTSWALKLPKVVRSHKIDYLGAATIVASVSLLLLYLTWRGQEFGWTDGWALAMLVGAILLAGLFVFIESRAAEPIIPLRLFRNPTFTIANVYGLLAGIAMFGAIVYLPIYLQVVKDLSPTASGLAMLPMVAGIFTSSISSGQIMTRTGRYKIFPILGGISLVVAMYLLSTLHTDSSMWLVGFYQFLVGFGLGFSMQVLMTATQNSVEFRDMGTSTGALTFFRSMGGAVGTAVFGAVLTSRLATHLTEVVPGRVLAQLPPGAADNVQAIKGLPPQVKEPVLEAFVRSLHDVFLTGIPFVLGALIIAFFLKEIPLATGQAKKPEEAEELTPTISH